The Atribacter laminatus genome contains the following window.
CTTAATTTTGATTCAATGTACTCAATTGCTTCTTGTACGGAAGTAATCTTTTCGGCATCTTCATCAGGAATTTCTATATCAAATTCTTCTTCAAATGCCATAATGAGCTCAACGATATCAAGAGAATCAGCACCCAGATCATCAATAAAGGAAGCATCTGGTGCAACATCATCTTCTTCAATACCGAGCTGATCAACAATTATTTCTTTAACTTTGGAATAAACATCCATTTCCAGCACCTCCAACCATTCAATTAGTTTTAATACATCACCATACCACCGTTAATATGAAGCGTTTGACCGGTAATATAAGCGGCGGCTTGTGATGAAAGAAAGGCAACGGCCTCAGCTA
Protein-coding sequences here:
- the acpP gene encoding acyl carrier protein, yielding MDVYSKVKEIIVDQLGIEEDDVAPDASFIDDLGADSLDIVELIMAFEEEFDIEIPDEDAEKITSVQEAIEYIESKLS